A part of Deinococcus sp. KNUC1210 genomic DNA contains:
- a CDS encoding FAD-binding oxidoreductase, translated as MSGPASAIAADLTRVLGPHKVLSTIGERLSYRYDAIQMGVTPLVVVLPESTADVVAAVRAAKAAGLPIVGRGAASGLSGGAAPSEPAVVISFTRMTRLSIDAARREAVAQAGVVTLQVSEAAKPHGLIYPPDPASFRTSTIGGNLGENAGGPMCFKYGVSGDYVKRLEFVDENGDLHHLTRDAYDLAGLLIGSEGTLGLITEATLRLTTPPRFTRTLMSSFPDVGAAAEAVSQAIAAGAVPAKLEFMDRACVGAVEDYLKIGLPREAGALLLVDTDGDDLETVETELELVERACMQQGGNVRRAANDTDAAQLWRARRSVSPALGRIRPQRMNEDIVVPRSVLSEVVREIEALGLASGFHVVQFGHIGDGNLHPNILFDPKTESEHAVHALAHDIAMVALRHGGVLSGEHGIGSMKLPFMKEALDAGTLDVLWDVKRALDPLERLNPGKVLPPADLPALTGAAHA; from the coding sequence GTGAGCGGGCCTGCGTCTGCCATCGCCGCCGATCTGACCCGTGTGCTGGGGCCGCACAAGGTTCTGAGCACCATCGGAGAGCGGCTGAGTTACCGCTACGACGCCATTCAGATGGGCGTGACCCCGCTGGTGGTGGTGCTGCCCGAGAGCACCGCCGATGTCGTGGCAGCGGTCAGAGCGGCGAAGGCGGCAGGGCTGCCCATCGTGGGGCGCGGCGCGGCAAGCGGACTGAGCGGCGGCGCGGCTCCGAGTGAACCTGCCGTCGTGATCTCGTTTACCCGCATGACCCGGCTCAGCATCGACGCGGCCCGGCGCGAAGCGGTAGCGCAGGCGGGCGTGGTCACTCTGCAGGTGTCGGAGGCCGCGAAGCCGCACGGCCTGATCTATCCGCCCGATCCGGCGTCGTTCCGCACCAGCACCATCGGCGGCAATCTGGGCGAGAACGCGGGCGGGCCGATGTGCTTCAAATACGGTGTGAGCGGCGACTACGTGAAGCGGCTGGAGTTCGTGGACGAAAACGGCGACCTGCACCACCTCACCCGCGACGCCTACGATCTGGCAGGCCTGCTGATCGGCTCCGAGGGCACGCTGGGCCTGATCACCGAGGCCACGCTGCGGCTGACCACGCCGCCCCGCTTTACCCGCACCCTGATGAGCAGCTTTCCCGACGTGGGCGCGGCGGCAGAGGCGGTGAGTCAGGCCATCGCTGCCGGGGCGGTGCCCGCCAAGCTGGAATTTATGGACAGGGCCTGCGTGGGAGCCGTCGAGGATTACCTCAAGATCGGGCTGCCACGCGAGGCGGGTGCGCTGCTGCTGGTCGATACCGACGGCGACGATCTGGAAACCGTGGAAACCGAGCTGGAACTGGTCGAACGCGCCTGCATGCAGCAGGGAGGCAACGTGCGCCGCGCTGCCAACGATACCGACGCCGCCCAGCTCTGGCGGGCGCGGCGCAGCGTGTCGCCCGCCCTGGGCCGCATCCGCCCGCAGCGCATGAACGAGGATATCGTGGTGCCGCGCAGCGTGCTCAGCGAGGTGGTGCGCGAGATCGAAGCGCTGGGGCTGGCATCGGGCTTTCATGTGGTGCAGTTCGGGCACATCGGAGACGGAAACCTGCATCCCAACATCCTGTTCGATCCCAAGACCGAATCGGAACACGCCGTACACGCCCTGGCCCACGACATCGCCATGGTGGCGCTGCGGCACGGGGGCGTGCTGAGCGGCGAACACGGCATCGGCAGCATGAAACTGCCCTTTATGAAGGAGGCGCTCGACGCGGGTACGCTCGACGTGCTGTGGGACGTGAAACGCGCCCTCGACCCGCTCGAACGCCTGAACCCCGGCAAGGTGCTGCCCCCCGCCGACCTGCCTGCCCTCACCGGAGCCGCCCATGCTTGA
- the xdhB gene encoding xanthine dehydrogenase molybdopterin binding subunit — MSLFERPPVGAVGDAIPHESAELHVSGMALYTDDLCVRLHNLLHAWPLQASHAHARIVRMKTEGALDVPGVVRVLTAADVPGVNDAGVKHDEPLLFGEHGPREVMFYGQAVCWVLADSIEAARLGAEAIEVEYEVLPAILTVQEAIAQDSFQGAQPTLRRGDVSVGFGEAAHIFEGDFEFGGQEHFYLETNAALAYLDESGQVFIQSSTQHPTETQDIVAHVLGLTSSEVTVQCLRMGGGFGGKEMQPHGFAAIAALGAALTGRPVRVRLNRTQDLTMTGKRHPFHSSWKVGFDAQGRLTALQATLSSDGGWSLDLSEPVLARALCHIDNAYYIPHVEVLGRVCKTNKTSQTAFRGFGGPQGMLVIEDILGRCAPLLGLEAHDLRQRNFYAPGEATPYGQPVRHAERLQTVWSTLLERSEFAARQADIQAFNAAHPHSKRALAITPVKFGISFNFTAYNQAGALVHVYKDGSVLINHGGTEMGQGLHTKMIQVAATALGVPVSAIRLAPTRTDKVPNTSATAASSGADLNGGAIKNACDQIKERLAAVAAGALSVHPDDVRFENGLVYPLGHPDQAMSFNKLVSDAYFLRTQLWAAGYYRTPGLHWDRLTVQGEPFKYFSYGASVSEVEVDGFTGAYRLLRADLLHDVGDSLSPLIDIGQVEGGFVQGVGWLTLEELRWDTSEGPNRGRLATQAASTYKLPSFSEMPEVFNVALLEQATESGVVYGSKAVGEPPLMLAISVREALRQAAASFGAPQRAQLLSSPATPEAVYWALETARQTQGAEVAADD, encoded by the coding sequence ATGAGCCTGTTCGAACGCCCGCCCGTGGGTGCAGTCGGCGACGCCATTCCACACGAGAGCGCCGAACTGCACGTGAGCGGAATGGCGCTGTACACCGACGATCTGTGCGTGAGGCTGCACAATCTGCTGCACGCCTGGCCGCTCCAGGCTTCCCACGCGCACGCCCGCATCGTCCGGATGAAGACGGAAGGTGCGCTGGACGTGCCCGGCGTGGTGCGGGTGCTGACTGCCGCCGACGTGCCGGGCGTCAACGATGCGGGCGTCAAGCACGACGAGCCGCTGCTGTTCGGGGAACACGGCCCACGGGAAGTGATGTTCTACGGACAGGCGGTGTGCTGGGTGCTGGCCGACAGCATCGAGGCGGCGCGGCTGGGCGCAGAGGCCATCGAAGTCGAATACGAGGTGCTGCCCGCCATTCTGACCGTTCAGGAGGCCATCGCCCAGGACAGCTTTCAGGGAGCGCAGCCGACCCTGCGGCGCGGAGATGTGAGCGTCGGCTTCGGAGAAGCGGCGCACATCTTCGAGGGCGACTTCGAGTTCGGCGGCCAGGAGCATTTCTATCTGGAAACCAATGCTGCGCTGGCGTATCTCGACGAGTCGGGGCAGGTCTTTATTCAGAGCAGCACCCAGCACCCCACCGAAACACAGGACATCGTGGCGCATGTGCTGGGCCTGACAAGTTCGGAAGTCACGGTGCAGTGTCTGCGAATGGGCGGCGGCTTTGGCGGCAAGGAGATGCAGCCGCACGGGTTCGCGGCGATTGCGGCGCTGGGTGCGGCGCTGACCGGACGCCCGGTGCGGGTACGCCTGAACCGCACGCAGGACCTGACCATGACCGGAAAACGCCACCCCTTTCATTCGAGCTGGAAGGTGGGTTTCGACGCCCAGGGCCGCCTGACCGCGCTGCAGGCCACACTCAGCAGCGACGGCGGCTGGAGCCTCGACCTGTCAGAGCCGGTGCTGGCGCGGGCGCTGTGCCATATCGACAACGCCTATTACATTCCGCATGTCGAGGTGCTGGGGCGGGTGTGCAAGACCAACAAAACCTCTCAGACGGCTTTCCGGGGCTTCGGCGGGCCGCAGGGCATGCTGGTGATCGAGGACATCCTGGGCCGCTGTGCGCCGCTGCTGGGGCTGGAGGCACACGATCTACGGCAGCGCAACTTCTACGCGCCGGGTGAAGCCACGCCCTACGGTCAGCCGGTACGCCACGCCGAACGACTCCAGACGGTGTGGAGCACCCTGCTGGAACGCAGCGAGTTCGCCGCGAGGCAGGCCGACATTCAGGCGTTCAACGCAGCCCATCCACACAGCAAACGCGCCCTGGCCATCACACCCGTCAAATTCGGAATCTCCTTCAATTTCACGGCCTACAACCAGGCCGGGGCGCTCGTTCATGTCTACAAAGACGGCTCGGTGCTCATCAATCACGGCGGCACCGAGATGGGCCAGGGTCTGCATACCAAGATGATTCAGGTGGCGGCCACCGCGCTGGGCGTGCCGGTTTCCGCCATCCGGCTCGCGCCGACCCGCACCGACAAGGTGCCCAACACCTCCGCGACGGCAGCGAGTTCGGGAGCCGATCTGAACGGCGGGGCCATCAAGAACGCCTGTGATCAGATCAAGGAGCGGCTGGCAGCAGTGGCCGCAGGAGCGCTGAGCGTGCATCCAGACGACGTGCGCTTCGAAAACGGGCTGGTGTATCCGCTGGGCCACCCGGATCAGGCCATGAGCTTCAACAAGCTCGTCAGCGACGCCTATTTCCTGAGAACGCAGCTGTGGGCGGCGGGCTATTACCGCACGCCGGGCCTGCACTGGGACAGGCTGACAGTGCAGGGCGAGCCGTTCAAGTACTTCTCGTATGGCGCGTCGGTATCGGAGGTGGAGGTAGACGGCTTTACGGGCGCGTACCGCCTGCTGCGGGCCGACCTGCTGCACGACGTGGGCGACAGCCTCTCGCCGCTGATCGATATCGGGCAGGTCGAGGGCGGGTTCGTGCAGGGCGTGGGCTGGCTGACCCTGGAAGAACTGAGATGGGACACCTCTGAGGGGCCGAACCGGGGACGGCTGGCGACCCAGGCAGCCAGCACCTACAAACTGCCGAGCTTCTCGGAGATGCCGGAGGTGTTCAATGTGGCGCTGCTCGAACAGGCCACTGAAAGCGGCGTGGTCTACGGCAGCAAGGCAGTCGGAGAGCCGCCCCTGATGCTGGCGATCAGCGTGCGCGAGGCGCTGAGACAGGCCGCCGCGAGCTTCGGAGCACCCCAGCGGGCGCAGCTGCTGAGCAGCCCTGCCACGCCGGAAGCGGTGTACTGGGCGCTGGAAACGGCGCGGCAGACACAAGGCGCAGAGGTGGCGGCAGACGACTGA
- a CDS encoding DUF5639 domain-containing protein: MLEVSPSDQYLSASADTPLLELYAAVPAGLYLPFPPLELPGGLGGLVVRGGFAQTFFFGSEVLGLTFIAPSGRRVVAGGRTVKNVQGYDLTRPFVGSFGRLGQPETITLRLRPGLISAHHARPGTLADVQDSRARFLWQHGDMLHAYHFGHVREVESVMQAFGGESVGTALDYRPLFPGGMGVGEGGPLRDRRFGWADGGQVPEVPALFARIAAAL, translated from the coding sequence ATGCTTGAAGTCTCGCCCTCCGACCAGTACCTGAGTGCCAGCGCCGATACCCCACTGCTCGAGCTGTATGCCGCCGTGCCCGCCGGGCTGTACCTCCCGTTTCCTCCGCTGGAACTGCCCGGCGGCCTGGGAGGGCTGGTGGTGCGCGGCGGCTTTGCTCAGACCTTCTTCTTCGGCTCGGAAGTCCTGGGCCTGACCTTTATCGCTCCCAGCGGGCGGCGGGTGGTGGCGGGCGGCAGAACCGTCAAAAACGTGCAGGGCTACGACCTGACCCGCCCGTTCGTCGGCAGTTTCGGGCGGCTGGGCCAACCCGAGACCATCACGCTGCGGCTGCGGCCCGGCCTGATCAGCGCCCACCATGCCCGCCCCGGCACGCTGGCCGACGTGCAGGACAGCCGCGCCCGCTTCCTGTGGCAGCACGGCGACATGCTGCACGCCTACCATTTCGGACATGTGCGCGAGGTCGAGAGCGTGATGCAGGCGTTCGGGGGCGAGAGTGTCGGCACAGCGCTGGATTACCGCCCGCTGTTTCCCGGTGGAATGGGGGTGGGCGAGGGCGGCCCGCTGCGAGATCGGCGCTTCGGCTGGGCCGATGGCGGGCAGGTGCCCGAAGTTCCGGCGCTGTTCGCCAGGATCGCGGCGGCGCTGTAG
- a CDS encoding MFS transporter, producing the protein MFAVSVGLIVANLYYAQPLLPEIAQTYRVDVGTAARLVTWTQAGYAAGLALIVPLGDILDRRALTLWLLLLSIGALIAVAVAPTFLPFALASVLLGLSSVGAQVLVPFAASLAPDATRGKTVGTVMSGLLLGILLARTVSGAVSGALGWRAVYVIAAGALTLLGAVLWRQLPRVQRPAGGLNYSQLLASVLHLVRTEPLLRRRSLYGLLGFAAFSVFWTSLAFLLAGPPYFYHEAAAGLFGLVGAVGALAASWAGRRADAGHSRATTGLMALVIAASFGLIWAGATSLAALIVGVALMDLGVQGLHITNQSEIYRLSQEARSRLTTVYLTSYFLGGVLGSALGSVAYVHFGWTGVCVLGAGFGLAILVGWLLEGRK; encoded by the coding sequence GTGTTCGCGGTGTCGGTAGGCCTGATCGTCGCCAATCTGTACTACGCTCAGCCCCTGCTGCCCGAAATCGCGCAGACCTACCGCGTGGATGTGGGCACGGCGGCCCGGCTCGTGACCTGGACGCAGGCAGGCTACGCGGCAGGGCTGGCCCTGATCGTGCCGCTGGGCGACATTCTCGACCGCCGCGCCCTGACGCTATGGCTGCTGCTGCTGAGCATAGGGGCGCTGATCGCCGTCGCTGTGGCGCCCACCTTTCTTCCGTTTGCGCTGGCGTCGGTGCTGCTGGGCCTGAGTTCGGTGGGTGCTCAGGTGCTGGTGCCGTTCGCCGCCAGTCTCGCACCCGACGCCACGCGGGGCAAGACGGTCGGAACCGTGATGAGCGGGCTGCTGCTGGGCATTCTGCTGGCCCGCACGGTCTCGGGGGCGGTGTCGGGGGCACTGGGCTGGCGGGCGGTATACGTGATCGCGGCGGGTGCGCTGACGCTGCTGGGCGCGGTGCTGTGGCGACAGTTGCCGCGCGTGCAGCGGCCAGCAGGCGGATTGAACTACTCTCAGCTTCTGGCGTCGGTGCTGCACCTGGTACGCACCGAGCCGCTGCTGAGGAGGCGTTCGCTGTACGGGTTGCTGGGTTTCGCGGCCTTCAGCGTGTTCTGGACGAGTCTGGCGTTTCTGCTGGCGGGGCCGCCGTACTTTTACCACGAGGCGGCAGCCGGGCTGTTCGGACTCGTCGGCGCGGTGGGTGCACTGGCAGCGTCATGGGCGGGCCGCCGCGCCGATGCAGGTCACAGCCGCGCCACCACCGGACTGATGGCGCTCGTCATTGCCGCGTCGTTCGGCCTGATCTGGGCCGGGGCCACCTCGCTGGCCGCGCTGATCGTGGGCGTCGCGCTGATGGATCTGGGCGTGCAGGGCCTGCATATCACCAACCAGTCGGAAATCTACCGGCTCAGTCAGGAAGCCCGCAGCCGCCTCACCACCGTGTATCTGACGAGTTACTTTCTGGGCGGCGTACTGGGGTCGGCGCTGGGCAGCGTGGCGTATGTGCACTTTGGCTGGACAGGGGTATGCGTGCTGGGAGCCGGATTCGGGCTGGCGATTCTGGTGGGGTGGCTGCTGGAGGGGCGAAAGTAA
- the pucL gene encoding factor-independent urate hydroxylase: MTQPAATPTVKVKMGANTYGKADVRLFKVFRDQPPYEQRHDIKDVWVRVAMEGDFDAAHVSGDNTDLLATDTVRNTIYGLAVDGLTGSVEDFGKLLIRHFVQQGPKVRRAAASFTEHQWGRMVASGQEHDHAFVRQMPKHTAVVEGDGETFTVTSGIDELYILKTTQSGWEGYLKEQFTTLPETNDRILATVVNANWEYAVESCDYDAVWQRVYQQLLDTFTDHYSPSMQNTLYRMGEAILTVCPEISRIHFSFPNRHHIRYNTERFDIPNPNSVFHADAEPYGLIEGWVERA; encoded by the coding sequence ATGACCCAGCCAGCCGCCACACCCACCGTCAAAGTGAAAATGGGAGCCAACACCTACGGCAAGGCCGATGTCCGGCTGTTCAAGGTCTTCCGCGATCAGCCGCCCTACGAGCAGCGGCACGACATCAAGGATGTGTGGGTGCGTGTGGCGATGGAAGGCGACTTCGACGCCGCGCACGTCTCGGGCGACAACACCGATCTGCTCGCCACCGACACGGTTCGCAACACCATCTACGGACTGGCGGTCGATGGATTGACCGGCAGCGTCGAGGATTTCGGCAAGCTGCTGATTCGCCATTTCGTGCAGCAGGGGCCGAAAGTCCGGCGGGCGGCGGCCTCCTTTACCGAGCACCAGTGGGGCCGGATGGTGGCGAGCGGGCAGGAACACGACCACGCCTTCGTTCGCCAGATGCCCAAGCACACGGCGGTGGTGGAGGGCGACGGCGAGACCTTCACGGTGACGAGCGGAATCGACGAACTGTACATCCTGAAGACCACCCAGAGCGGCTGGGAAGGCTACCTGAAGGAGCAGTTCACGACGCTGCCGGAAACCAACGACCGCATTCTGGCGACGGTGGTGAATGCCAACTGGGAATACGCGGTGGAAAGCTGCGACTACGACGCGGTGTGGCAGCGGGTGTATCAGCAGCTTCTCGACACCTTCACCGACCACTACTCGCCCAGCATGCAGAACACGCTCTACCGCATGGGCGAGGCCATTCTGACGGTTTGCCCGGAAATCAGCCGGATTCATTTCTCGTTTCCGAATCGCCACCATATCCGCTACAACACCGAACGCTTCGACATTCCGAATCCCAACAGCGTCTTTCACGCCGACGCCGAGCCATACGGCCTGATCGAAGGCTGGGTCGAGCGGGCATGA
- a CDS encoding xanthine dehydrogenase small subunit codes for MQTVKLTVNGRHKRATQIGAHTTLLNWLRSEGITSCKEGCAEGECGACAVLVAREQPDGGTRLESVNACLVLMGTLEGQEIVTAEGIGQPGMLHPVQREMAVRGGSQCGYCTPGFVVSMAAEYYRPGREAGQLHHGPNGFDIHALSGNLCRCTGYRPIQDAAYALGQPAEEDVLAQRRTQPAPTPQPLQLSGPDGEFERPATLAQALALLEAHPSAKLLAGGTDWGVEVNIRHARAGLTIALDGLPELRGLHRTPEYVEIGAGLNLSEIERRLDGSIPLLGEWFPQFASRLIRNSATLGGNLGTASPIGDSPPVLLALDAGVVLRSSAGEREVKLTDFFTGYRQTVRRPDELIRAVRIPLPLAPITGFFKIAKRRFDDISSVAVGIALELDGDTVRRIRIGLGGVAATPIRGLNAEAALEGQPWNEKTVRAAARLLGQEGTPLDDHRASAAYRAAMLEQTLLKFSFEQTREVLV; via the coding sequence ATGCAGACTGTCAAGCTGACGGTAAACGGTAGGCACAAACGAGCGACACAGATCGGCGCACACACCACGCTTCTCAACTGGCTGCGTTCGGAAGGTATCACGAGCTGTAAGGAGGGCTGTGCCGAAGGCGAATGCGGTGCCTGCGCGGTTCTGGTGGCGCGGGAGCAGCCGGACGGCGGCACGCGGCTGGAATCGGTCAATGCCTGCCTGGTGCTGATGGGCACGCTGGAAGGGCAGGAAATCGTGACGGCGGAAGGGATCGGGCAGCCCGGCATGCTGCATCCGGTTCAGCGGGAGATGGCGGTGCGCGGCGGCTCGCAGTGCGGCTACTGCACGCCCGGCTTCGTGGTGAGCATGGCGGCGGAGTATTACCGTCCGGGCCGGGAAGCGGGGCAGCTTCATCATGGTCCCAACGGGTTTGACATTCACGCCCTGAGCGGAAATCTCTGCCGCTGCACCGGGTACCGCCCGATTCAGGATGCCGCCTACGCGCTGGGCCAGCCTGCCGAGGAAGACGTGCTGGCCCAGCGCCGCACCCAGCCCGCCCCAACGCCGCAGCCGCTTCAGCTGAGCGGCCCGGACGGAGAATTCGAGCGCCCCGCCACGCTGGCACAGGCGCTCGCCCTGCTGGAAGCACATCCCAGCGCCAAGCTGCTGGCGGGCGGCACCGACTGGGGCGTCGAGGTGAACATCCGTCATGCGCGGGCGGGCCTGACCATCGCTCTGGACGGTCTGCCAGAGCTGCGCGGCCTGCACCGGACGCCGGAATATGTGGAAATCGGCGCGGGCCTGAACCTCTCGGAAATCGAACGCCGATTGGACGGCAGCATTCCGCTGCTGGGCGAGTGGTTCCCGCAGTTCGCGTCGCGGCTGATCCGCAACAGCGCTACGCTCGGCGGCAATCTGGGGACCGCCTCCCCCATCGGCGACAGCCCACCGGTCCTGCTCGCCCTGGATGCGGGCGTGGTGCTGAGATCGAGTGCCGGAGAGCGGGAAGTGAAGCTGACCGACTTCTTCACCGGCTACCGTCAGACCGTGCGCCGCCCGGACGAGCTGATCCGCGCCGTTCGCATTCCGCTGCCGCTGGCGCCCATCACCGGCTTTTTCAAGATCGCCAAACGCCGCTTCGACGACATCTCCAGCGTGGCGGTCGGGATCGCGCTCGAACTCGACGGCGACACGGTCAGGCGCATCCGCATCGGGCTGGGCGGAGTGGCCGCCACGCCGATCCGGGGTCTGAACGCCGAAGCCGCGCTCGAAGGGCAGCCGTGGAACGAGAAGACGGTGCGGGCCGCTGCCAGACTGCTGGGCCAGGAGGGAACGCCGCTGGACGATCACCGCGCCAGCGCAGCCTACCGCGCCGCCATGCTGGAACAGACGCTGCTGAAGTTCTCCTTCGAGCAGACGCGGGAGGTGCTGGTATGA
- the uraD gene encoding 2-oxo-4-hydroxy-4-carboxy-5-ureidoimidazoline decarboxylase encodes MTQPPSQSTRPLFLSELNALPASDFAQYFAGVLEHSPQYAAAVAAGRPYADTELLAGAFAAALQADSEPAQLALIRAHPDLAGKAALAGTLTAESASEQASAGLDRLSAEEYAEFQRLNSAYHEKFGLPYVVCVRENTKDSIFEGARRRLSHTPQQERAAALHEIGRIARLRVLDLVAAEPLT; translated from the coding sequence TTGACGCAGCCACCGAGCCAGTCCACCCGACCGCTGTTCCTCTCGGAACTCAATGCGCTGCCTGCCAGCGACTTCGCGCAGTACTTCGCGGGCGTGCTGGAACACTCGCCGCAGTACGCCGCCGCCGTGGCTGCCGGGCGACCCTACGCCGACACCGAACTCCTGGCGGGCGCGTTTGCCGCCGCTCTCCAGGCCGACAGCGAGCCCGCCCAGCTCGCCCTGATCCGCGCTCACCCCGATCTGGCGGGCAAGGCGGCACTGGCCGGAACTCTGACCGCCGAGAGTGCCAGCGAACAGGCATCGGCGGGGCTGGACCGTCTGAGCGCCGAGGAATATGCCGAGTTTCAGCGGCTGAACAGCGCGTACCACGAGAAATTCGGGCTGCCCTACGTGGTGTGCGTGCGCGAGAACACCAAGGACAGCATCTTCGAGGGCGCACGCCGCCGACTCAGCCACACCCCGCAGCAGGAACGCGCCGCCGCGCTGCACGAGATCGGACGGATCGCCCGTCTGCGCGTGCTCGATCTGGTGGCCGCCGAACCTCTGACCTGA
- a CDS encoding LamB/YcsF family protein, with protein MVGQTKRTVIDLNADAGESYGAWTLGDDKHLFPLLSSVNVACGFHAGDPLTMQATVQRAKAHGLGIGAHPSYPDLPGFGRRILDASPEQVYADTLYQISALGGLCRAAGVPLSHVKAHGALSTRAWTHAPTAAAIAQATRDYDAALPLMVLPATLLESEARRLGVPVVLETFPERAYLKDGRLAPRSLPGSSIHDPQEAARRAVAMVKEGRIEALDGGFFEFEVETLCIHGDNPHAVQIAQAIREALAAEGIEVRAFSRPAARL; from the coding sequence ATGGTGGGCCAAACGAAGAGAACGGTGATAGACCTGAATGCCGATGCGGGCGAGTCTTACGGAGCGTGGACGCTGGGCGACGACAAACACCTGTTTCCCCTGCTCAGCAGCGTGAACGTCGCCTGCGGTTTTCATGCGGGCGATCCGCTGACCATGCAGGCGACGGTGCAGCGGGCCAAAGCGCACGGGCTGGGTATCGGCGCTCATCCCAGCTATCCCGATCTGCCGGGCTTCGGGCGGCGCATTCTGGACGCATCACCCGAGCAGGTCTACGCCGACACGCTCTATCAGATCTCGGCGCTGGGTGGCCTGTGCCGGGCAGCCGGGGTGCCGCTCTCGCACGTCAAGGCACATGGAGCGCTCTCGACCCGCGCCTGGACGCATGCGCCGACGGCTGCCGCCATCGCTCAGGCCACCCGCGACTACGACGCTGCTCTGCCGCTGATGGTGCTGCCCGCCACGCTGCTCGAATCCGAGGCCCGGCGGCTGGGCGTGCCGGTGGTGCTGGAAACCTTTCCCGAACGCGCTTACCTGAAAGATGGACGGCTGGCCCCGCGCAGCCTGCCGGGATCAAGCATTCACGACCCGCAGGAGGCCGCCCGCCGCGCCGTAGCGATGGTGAAGGAGGGGCGCATCGAGGCGCTGGACGGCGGATTTTTCGAATTCGAGGTCGAGACGCTGTGCATTCACGGCGACAACCCCCATGCGGTGCAGATCGCGCAGGCCATCCGCGAAGCGCTGGCGGCAGAGGGCATCGAGGTTCGCGCCTTTTCCCGCCCGGCAGCCCGGCTGTGA
- a CDS encoding urea amidolyase family protein codes for MAGFYVQFSEPQSRRQNLRLLALHRALMADLPDGVSDVSPAYVNLYVEFDDQLLSPAAARAWVQEHLEALGTQPGEGTGRTVTIPVRYDGEDLPGVAARTGLKTVEVIRLHSQTEYHVYATGFTPGFPFLGEVPEALRLPRRDTPRRAVPFNAVAIANAQSCVYVLPSPGGWHLLGTALRTIYDPGRESPFLIAAGDTVRFVPQDGPTPPLPAVRDLWPAQPRLPALRIEEPGLLDLLMDGGRVRQAQVGLARSGTLDMRAARTANRLVGNLPRASVLEFTLRGPVLTALHDVVVAVAGFGMRPVGQPMQQSFRLRAGETLRFESVGSGARAYLAVAGGLETLPFLGSSSTDLIGRVGRPLRAGDVLGLGQAGRARPGFSSPLLTLPDALTLRLLPGPQATLEALTALGRAPFRVVGGDRMGLRLSGPAVPGGQVVSEATPEGALQVTPAGEPILLLSDRGRIGGYNKPAVLHPLDLPLAAQVRPGQLVRFRPDLSGSPDEWARRWKMSAD; via the coding sequence GTGGCGGGCTTCTACGTCCAGTTTTCTGAGCCGCAGAGCAGGCGACAGAATCTGCGGCTGCTCGCGCTCCACCGTGCTCTGATGGCCGATCTGCCGGACGGTGTGAGCGACGTGTCACCCGCCTACGTCAATCTGTACGTCGAATTTGACGATCAGCTGCTGTCGCCCGCAGCCGCCCGCGCCTGGGTCCAGGAGCATCTGGAAGCGCTGGGTACGCAACCCGGCGAGGGAACCGGACGCACGGTCACGATTCCTGTTCGCTACGACGGCGAAGACCTGCCCGGTGTGGCGGCCCGCACCGGCCTGAAGACCGTCGAGGTGATCCGGCTGCACTCGCAGACCGAATATCACGTGTACGCCACCGGATTTACCCCCGGATTTCCCTTTCTGGGCGAGGTGCCGGAAGCGCTGCGCCTGCCCCGCCGCGACACCCCGCGCCGAGCGGTGCCCTTCAATGCCGTGGCGATTGCCAACGCTCAGAGCTGCGTGTACGTGCTGCCCTCGCCGGGCGGCTGGCACCTGCTGGGCACGGCGCTCCGCACCATCTACGACCCGGGCCGCGAGTCGCCGTTTCTGATCGCGGCGGGTGACACGGTGCGCTTCGTGCCGCAGGACGGGCCGACGCCGCCGCTGCCAGCTGTGCGCGACCTGTGGCCCGCTCAGCCGCGTCTTCCGGCACTGCGAATCGAGGAACCCGGCCTGCTCGATCTGCTGATGGATGGAGGGCGGGTTCGGCAGGCGCAGGTCGGTCTGGCCCGCAGCGGAACGCTGGACATGCGGGCGGCGAGGACCGCGAATCGTCTGGTCGGCAATCTGCCGCGTGCGTCCGTTCTGGAATTCACACTGCGCGGCCCGGTCCTGACAGCCCTGCATGACGTGGTGGTGGCTGTGGCGGGCTTCGGCATGCGGCCAGTCGGCCAGCCCATGCAGCAGAGTTTCCGGCTGCGGGCAGGCGAGACGCTGCGCTTCGAGTCGGTCGGCAGCGGAGCGCGGGCCTATCTCGCGGTGGCGGGCGGCCTGGAGACGCTTCCCTTTCTGGGCAGCAGCAGCACCGATCTGATCGGACGGGTCGGGCGGCCTCTGCGGGCAGGCGACGTGCTGGGGCTGGGGCAGGCAGGGCGAGCGCGGCCCGGATTTTCCAGTCCGCTCCTGACGCTGCCGGACGCTCTGACGCTGCGGCTGCTGCCCGGCCCGCAGGCCACCCTCGAAGCTCTGACGGCGCTGGGCCGCGCTCCGTTTCGGGTGGTCGGCGGCGACCGCATGGGACTGCGCCTGTCGGGACCAGCTGTGCCGGGCGGTCAGGTCGTCAGCGAGGCCACGCCGGAAGGTGCGCTTCAGGTCACGCCTGCCGGAGAACCGATTCTGCTGCTCAGCGACCGGGGACGCATCGGCGGGTACAACAAGCCCGCTGTGCTGCATCCGCTCGATCTGCCGCTGGCGGCGCAGGTGCGGCCCGGTCAACTCGTCCGTTTCCGCCCCGATCTGTCCGGATCGCCAGACGAGTGGGCGCGGCGCTGGAAGATGTCGGCAGATTGA